Proteins encoded in a region of the Saccharopolyspora phatthalungensis genome:
- the kdgD gene encoding 5-dehydro-4-deoxyglucarate dehydratase, with translation MVTSSPEDVMRRLGSGLLSFPVTTFHDDFSFDERSYRDNIGWLCQHGATGLFAAGGTGEFFSLTPTEVERVTAAAVAEAPDDFPVIGAAGYGTATAVEMAKACARAGAAGILLLPPYLTGSPQDGLAAHVRAVCDATDLGVIVYSRANAVFREDTLAGLAETCPNLVGFKDGVGDLELMTRVYARLGNRFTYIGGLPTAEMFALPYTELGVTTYSSAIYNFVPKFAVEFYHAVRAGDRDRIYRDLNEFVIPYCKIRDRGAGYAVSIVKAGVRAIGRPAGPVRSPLRDLTPGEFAELTELIAKLT, from the coding sequence ATGGTGACGAGTTCTCCCGAGGACGTCATGCGACGGCTGGGCAGTGGTCTGCTGTCCTTCCCGGTCACGACGTTCCACGACGACTTCTCGTTCGACGAGAGGTCCTACCGGGACAACATCGGCTGGCTCTGCCAGCACGGCGCGACGGGGCTGTTCGCGGCGGGCGGCACTGGGGAGTTCTTCTCGCTCACTCCGACCGAGGTCGAGCGGGTGACCGCCGCTGCGGTGGCCGAAGCCCCGGACGACTTCCCAGTGATCGGGGCTGCGGGCTACGGAACCGCGACCGCGGTGGAGATGGCCAAGGCATGCGCCCGCGCGGGCGCGGCGGGGATCCTGCTGCTGCCGCCCTACCTGACCGGCAGCCCGCAGGATGGTCTCGCCGCGCACGTCCGCGCGGTGTGCGACGCCACCGATCTGGGCGTGATCGTGTACAGCCGGGCCAACGCCGTCTTCCGCGAGGACACGCTGGCAGGACTTGCCGAAACCTGCCCGAACCTGGTCGGGTTCAAGGACGGCGTCGGTGATCTGGAGTTGATGACCCGGGTGTACGCGCGGCTCGGCAACCGTTTCACCTACATCGGTGGGTTGCCCACCGCCGAGATGTTCGCGCTGCCGTACACGGAACTGGGCGTCACGACCTACTCCTCGGCGATCTACAACTTCGTCCCGAAATTCGCGGTGGAGTTCTACCACGCGGTGCGTGCCGGGGACCGGGACCGCATCTACCGCGACCTCAACGAATTCGTGATTCCCTACTGCAAGATCCGCGATCGCGGCGCCGGATACGCGGTCAGCATCGTGAAGGCGGGTGTTCGGGCGATCGGCCGACCGGCCGGTCCCGTCCGGAGTCCGCTGCGAGATCTGACCCCGGGTGAATTCGCCGAGCTGACCGAACTCATCGCCAAGCTCACCTGA
- a CDS encoding C69 family dipeptidase, translated as MPDVTPNGHVLVGKNSDRPVSDAQPLCFYPQRRPTAGDKLALAYVEIDDAASYAHVGGSPYWCWGHELGLNEWGVVVGNEALFTRDWAAGVAMDRAGAPVDPGVLGMELVRLGLERGRTAEEAMTVICALVEQYGQWGAAVPGSPSRSGAYDNSFVIADPHEAWIVETSGRQWVARRVREGTWAISNQATIRTQWDRASEDLVAHAVGAGWWNAGQEGEFDFARAYTDPGTPLQVSHIRLQRSRQLLREISAKGGVDVEGAKRILRDHYEDTFLDGPYFNAALPDFLSLCMHSHPSGFTWGNTASSAVFVLPAGDEPLPYLWWTPVTPCTGVYLPVFVGAGRVPAAFATAGSAGRLPRCPVDAPEDTFDEGSYWWRFRLLLDRVKGDESGGMFAERQPIVRSAFDELERRWAKELPQIQDEALRVRRDRGDAAMAETLAAFTDSCASQAWQAAEELIAGFGG; from the coding sequence ATGCCCGACGTGACACCGAATGGCCATGTGCTCGTCGGCAAGAACAGCGACCGGCCGGTCTCCGACGCCCAACCGTTGTGCTTCTACCCTCAACGACGACCAACGGCCGGGGACAAGCTGGCGCTGGCCTATGTAGAGATCGACGACGCCGCCTCCTATGCCCACGTGGGTGGGTCCCCGTACTGGTGCTGGGGACACGAGCTGGGCCTGAACGAATGGGGAGTCGTCGTCGGCAACGAGGCGCTGTTCACCCGCGACTGGGCCGCCGGGGTGGCGATGGACCGCGCCGGAGCGCCGGTGGACCCCGGGGTGCTCGGAATGGAACTGGTGCGCCTGGGGCTGGAGCGCGGACGAACCGCCGAGGAGGCGATGACCGTCATATGCGCGCTTGTCGAGCAGTACGGGCAGTGGGGGGCGGCGGTGCCTGGCAGCCCGTCCCGTTCCGGCGCCTACGACAACTCGTTCGTCATCGCCGACCCGCACGAGGCCTGGATCGTGGAGACCTCCGGCCGCCAGTGGGTCGCTCGCCGGGTCCGGGAGGGGACCTGGGCGATCTCCAACCAGGCCACCATCCGGACGCAGTGGGACCGCGCCAGCGAGGATCTGGTGGCGCATGCGGTCGGCGCCGGCTGGTGGAATGCCGGGCAGGAAGGCGAGTTCGACTTCGCCCGCGCTTACACCGACCCGGGCACCCCGCTGCAGGTTTCGCACATCCGGCTGCAGCGGTCGCGGCAGTTGCTGCGGGAAATCTCGGCGAAGGGCGGGGTGGACGTCGAGGGGGCGAAACGGATTCTCCGTGACCACTACGAGGACACCTTCCTGGACGGGCCGTACTTCAACGCCGCCCTGCCGGACTTCCTCAGCCTGTGCATGCATTCCCATCCGTCGGGCTTTACCTGGGGCAATACGGCGAGTTCGGCCGTGTTCGTGCTGCCCGCCGGAGATGAGCCGCTGCCGTATCTGTGGTGGACGCCCGTGACTCCGTGCACCGGTGTGTACCTGCCGGTGTTCGTGGGTGCGGGCCGGGTGCCCGCGGCTTTCGCCACGGCCGGTTCGGCGGGTCGGCTGCCGCGTTGCCCCGTGGATGCCCCCGAGGACACGTTCGATGAGGGTTCGTACTGGTGGCGGTTCCGGCTGCTGCTCGACCGCGTCAAAGGCGATGAATCTGGCGGGATGTTCGCCGAGCGGCAGCCGATCGTCCGCAGCGCGTTCGACGAGCTCGAACGTCGCTGGGCCAAGGAGCTTCCCCAAATTCAGGACGAAGCGCTCCGGGTGCGCCGCGATCGCGGGGATGCGGCGATGGCCGAGACACTGGCAGCTTTCACCGATTCTTGTGCCAGTCAGGCATGGCAGGCCGCCGAGGAGTTGATCGCCGGTTTCGGCGGCTGA